TTTATGATTTGAAAAACTTCATATGGTTTGTGTTAATTAATGCACTCTTCAGCAATCACCTGACCACAATATCCACAAAATGAATCAGACAGCAACAGTAAAACCTTTGGAAGCACACGAAAAAAGAATCAGAAAGGATCAGAGTTCAAAGCACTCCTGCCACATCACATAAACCATTCAGAAACATTAAGCTAGTCAAAATGGTGACTTTACAAAAAGAATGCATTTTCGTTTTATTAGATGAGCAAATATGCTTCCTAATCATTTGCAGCTTATTGAGTCTCTTTTAGTATAAATGTCATTGATAATAAGTTGCTTACAAGCAGAAGGCTGAAGTAAGTGACTATTAAATTCATTGGATCTGGAAGGCAGTCCAAAGTCTTCTTGGGGACGGGGGTTGAAAAGCAGGGGGTTTGGTTTTGGGTCCTGAGAAAAACCCCATGCAgatgcagacatagggagaacatcgAACCTCCAAAGACACCAAGCCAATACATCTGATTCATGTCTTCTTTTAGTTTATAATAGTTTAAGAAAAATCCTTGCAGACTCACACAGACAGTGGCTGGATACAGAACTTCAGCATATAACTGCCATACCTTTAAGGAGGCATCACTAAgcactgcatcactgtgccatAAAGAATTACTTgtagagattgtgggttcgcttccctgtgtggagagcactttgagtagtgagaaaagcgctatataaatgtaaagaattattattattattatatactaaaTGGAccggttaaaaaataaatgcatacaaagaaaaataaggaaaactCAGTGTCACTTAAGGAAAGAATTTAAAGAACTACCATAGCCTGTCCTGTTTATATCGCCATACAGTGCTTTGAAGTTTTCCATCTAAAAATTGGTAACACATCATGCATAACAAGGCTGAACACTGTGAAACATCTGGGCTAAAAAACAGAATGCTAAAAAAACACCCAGGAGCTGTTTTGACACATTTATAtagtttaatatattaatatagttcattttTCAAGAAGGCAAATTCCCTAGAACATGTGACATAAAACCAGTCCTAACTCCTTCTAGACTTAAAAAAagaactcagaaaaaaaaaaggaattaagcAGTTAATACACACAGACCTTGATTAGCAGGGGGTCACTGGGCAGACTAAtgagtgaacaaaaaaaaaatgaaagtgaataaAGTCATTCGCCTGCAAACCGTACCCTCTGCCCGAGCAGCATATGCTGTATACTACATTTTTAAACCCTGAAACTCCAGTCAAAATATATCCAACACTTTTGAGGGCAAATGGCATTTGACAATCTTATTTCAGAAAGTAGTAAGATTAACAATCTGAAGGCTTACAATGCAAAATGCAGAACTGTCTAATAAACTGAGAGTGTCATCTGCAATTGAAAGCTACTTAATAGATAAGCactacgcatatatatatattaatatatatatgaaaCATTATAGCCTGCCTTGGCCATATTTGCTGACCCATTTCTCTCTGAAGCTCAGTGCAaggaaaatgaaacctactaTAACAAATATCATTATCCTATTATCTATCTAGGTAACAGTTATCTTTACATGTCACTTTACTCAGTTATATTAGGGAACTGTTTATGCTTAGTTTGCTGCAACACATAACCATACAAATAAGAGAGTTACCAATGCATGCAAAAATTAGAAAGGAGATGAACAATTAAACTTTCGACTACTCCTATGTAGTGCATTGATAGCTCTTTGTTCCTTGGACTTTGAAATTGTCTTCTTTTCTGTGATATTATTAACCTCCAATGTAAATTATGCAATACTGAAATATACCATTTGGCTTAGTGTCAATTTTGAAAacttaaaacaatgttgtaaaaCAGCGGTCAACAGAAACATTTCTGATTATTCAAAAAACTTGTAATAGTTATTGGATTTTACACagatgtatatacatacatatatatatatatatatgtatgtatgtacagtatgtatgtatgtatatacaaacACACCAGTGAAATTGTTCAGTGCTATAACACATTTTGAGCTGCATGCTTTCAGCATTACCAAGTATTCAGAACCATGCAAATCTGCAAATGCATATTAAATGGATctctaaatgtgtttttttttcagattacaTTAGTAAAGTCCTCATTACAATTACTAATTGTTGACTGCAATAATGAAATAATTGAATAAAAGTTCAAATAATATGACAAAGGTATTTTAATAACTGTGAAGTGAGCACTTGGAATAAATCAAAGCCCCTAATTTCCCCTCTGAGGAATGCTGATACTTTTTACACTGCTCTGCCATGACTCAAAAACAATATAAAGGTTCCAATGGTTTTGCTCGTAAAATTAACTTTCATTTGttacattatgtgaaaataattattctgtATCCCTCTGCTCAGCacttttattatacttttttaatataaactggACAAAATAACATTCTCCAACTAATTTACTCCAAGTCAGTGTCACAAAACTACACATTTTCCAACTGGGGAATTCTGTCCTGTTCTTACATGGTTATTTAAGTGGTGAACATTCCCAAGTACCCTTTTCCACTTCATTATCTTAACTACTGATAAGaatgattaatttatgaaagGAAGAGCGAAGACAGACATAATAAAAATTCATAGCTATTGGACACGCTTTACCTTTACCtaacatttatgtagtgcttttttttttgttatacatatAGCAAACCGATTCATTTTGTGTCAGCAGCCTAGAGTTCAATTAATGTATAGCTTCGTTTTACTGCTTAAACATGCAACTCACAATGATCTGTCACAAAAGAAGAGTCAGACATCCCAAGGACATAAAATTGAGATATACAAAGGAAAGGCTGGGTAAATACTTCTTACTGGAATTGTTAAAATCCTCCAAAGTctgaatgttcattttttttccaagaatGGCTGGGGGAGTTGGGGGTCTCCCCAGTGAAATACAGATATAAAAGTGGAGTGGCATGGGGACCAGGAAATGTGCAGCTTGaagtggcaaaaaaataaaaaggtcatCTATGGTCACTGGCAAGCACATGAGTTAATCCCCTTTTGTTCCTTTAAAAATGGAGAATTTCATTCATgcacagaaaatcaaaaaatagaCAAGAGTCTTGTAGCCCCCTCAGCTCCATTTAAACATCTGAATTTAGGCTGAGATTTGTCAGTCTGGGGTCCGTGTTTATCTCATAACGGTAGTGATAACCTTCCATGTGGTCTCTGCACGCATCCCTAATATTGTAAAGCCACTTCTTGATACCTTTTCGGTTAAGGTACAAGACAAGCAGGAATATGACACCTATCAACGCCAGCACTATACCCAGAAACACGTAGGAGGTCTGCAGAACTCTCTTCATATCCTCGTAGTTGCAGTCCACCTGCGAAAGATCGACGTTCACCAGTGGGATACGTCGCAGGGGATCCGGGAACGCACAGCTCAGACTGGTTCCGTCCACAACGATGTCCGTACGGCGAAGCCACGCCACAAAGTCTTCAATGTTGCAATCGCAAATCCAGCTGTTGTCCAATAGCTGCACCTGAATGTCCGGCTGAGTGTCTaggctgtgcagagtggagttGCACAGCGTTTTTAATGCGTTGCTCCTCAAGTCCAGCTGATGTAGACTCAGATTTCTAAAAGTGTCTTTTCGCAAACTCACTAACGAGTTATTCCTCAAATCCAGGCTCTTCAGATTGACCAGCCCCGAAAAGGTGTCACCGGGAAGAAACGACAGCTGGTTATCAGACAGATCCAGGCTGACTAGATTTGCCAggctcccgttttgcagcagcgcATATAGATCGGGCATAACCGAGCTGTTGGCCATTGCACTGCTTAGGTTCAGCTCCCGTACACTATTATTGGCACCGAATGCTTCAGGGCTGAATGTGAGGATTTGATTGTGGCTCAAATCGAGCACCTTCAGGTTGGGCATTTTGGCAAAGACCTGAGGGTCGATTGACGTAATCCTATTACTACTAAAATTCAGATTAACCAGTTGGTCTAAAGGTTCTGGGAAGGAGTTCGATCGGAGTTCCTGAATAAAGTTGCCCGTTACGAACAGGATCTTGACGCTGGGTGGAATGTCTTTGGGAACATCAGTCAGATTTTGACTGAGGCATTTCACGATGACTCTATTGCCCGGGCTCGAGCACTCGCAACTCTGTGGGCAAGTTATGGTCTGTGCCGACAGCAGACGTAAAATCCCCAGAAAAGCCAGAAGTGCTGCGGGCGGGTGTAACCGCTTTCCCGGCTTAAGTCCCACTGCAACACAAAACAGAGGGCCCGCAATTGACATTTTCTTAATCGTAAATTCTGTGGTGTGGCGCAAATATTGCACTTCAGTTATCTCAGCTGGTAAAAAATACAAGCAGGCTCAAACTTCTCTTGatgaaaaaacaagcaaacaaacaaaaaacacaaaaagtatcTTGCAAGACGCTATACGGTCATCCCGTCAGCCTCTCCAAGCCGGGCTGGGATCTCCGCGTCTCGCATCGTTCTTCGCCGGGAGCCACGCATCACCCCGATCTGAAAGTAAAGCAGACACGGATCATTAGAGATATGTTTAACAAAAAGAAACTACTAAAAATAAGCTTTTATAAAAACGCACAGGTCTTTTTATTTCCCTCCTTTAAGTTGGGTGAGTTTTCTTTGGTGTCTTATTACCGCGATCCTTTCAACATACTCCCGGATCTTCTTCCCACTGCCTGGAGTTAATTCTTGCAGAAGATAATAAAGCAAATTGTCTACACCACCCCCAGAAGTATTAGCCAAGAAGAGAATAGGGATCGGTCATTTCACGTACGTCAAGTAAAGTCCTTACCGCGATTAATGGATGTATGGGGGCTCCTTAATAGTTTTCTAAATCGCTTCTCCCCCTCAGTCCCTTCTCCCTTTCTCCTCCGGTTACTTCACAATGAGAACACCTCCCAAAGTGCAGTGTACATTACTCAGTGGGAAATACCACTCCAGCTACAAAGGGGTGGTGGATCCTAATGTTCTTCTTCCAGCTAACGATGGTAAAGTTTTTGCTCTACTTTAGTTTCtcactttgtaatttatttttagactCCACTTACTTTTTCTGTATCAGTTGACGAGTTGGTCGAACACACCGCTGCCCCGCTTTAAAGTGTGAATGTGATTCATTAGCCTACGGTTCCAAATTCCTCGAGACGGGTGGCACTTGAACATCTGGCACGCATCTCAACCAAAACTGAGGAAGCGAGTACAAAGCAACGGAAATATCTCCATTTTGGCTGTATATGATTTCATCCAATCGGGCATCCGGAAACACCCAATTGCCTTAGTATTGGTGAAAGCTTGTGCCGGGGGCGGGACGTTTGTCATTCTTGaaactgtaatttttttctattgttttcttAACGCCAGACAGGTAATATTGCAGCAGGTAATTTTCTCCCGATTTGTGCCTCGGTATTTTAAAGTGCATAACTGCTGAAATTCAAAAGTATTTCCAACTTTTCTAACGAAACATGAAAGCGAAcgagatttatttaaaattagcaaagtacagtatatgttgatgCTACTGTGTTCAGTTTCCGAACAGtcttattaaaacacattttttatgtgaTTTACTTTCAGTAATAAAACTTTACAGAGGCATCATTCAGGACCTATGTAACTTTATGCCTACGCATACATCCAATGGAAACTTAAACATAATCCGTTAGGCAGACCCAATAGGGGCTCCGTGGTATAATGCATCTATTAGTCACGTACTGCTACGTAACAAGAGCTTAACACAGGCATTGTTTGTGGTATGTCTCTTGTATCTGATATCACTGCCCTATTTACATCTAAAATGCTCAGATTGAAAGAGTGTAGTGTATTGCATTGGTACTCACATCTTATTAATTCTGATAGGGTACCCTTGGTGAACTGGTCAAACAAAAAACATGTCAAAATGTATTTCTACAATGCAGACAAAAATGTGGCAAGGTTTAGCTGCTGACTCACAACCAGAAGGATTGGAGTCCATCAGACACTCTCAGGATCTGTAGAAAGACACAGTCATGTCTTCCATGCTTTTGCATTTGAGTGTGAGAGCACCCAAGAGGAGTTTGAGGGTGCCCAAAGGTCTGAGACCATTAGATCATTTATATGCATTTACAGTCTTTTGTCATATATTTGGTGTTACCTCATCACCCACTAGAAGAAAGGTGGGCGTCAGTGTCAATGCAGAACTATGAAATTGACTTTGATAATGAAAACGGGGATTTAAGATGAAGAATGTCATTTAAGTGGCAGTGAATCAACTGAAGCTGGTATGACTCACATCTATTCATGAAATAGGCTTTAAAACAAAGCTTGGCaatgtattttagttttttaaggTTCATTTATGGAAGATGTCATGTTTTGTAAGAATGGCAACATACACAAGCTCCTATGCTGGGTGCTGCACCATTGGAGCTTGTTAACAGCGGAACAATAGGTTATTTCAGTGCAACAGTGACTCACAGAGGGTGAAACTAAAAACCTAACATTACCATCCTTAGAGAAAATGCCTTCTTTTCCCAAAAGCTTAATGGTGAATGATTTTGAAGTCCCTATAGGATGACTTTGCTGTTTATGTCGTTAATGATGTAAATACTGGGAGGATCATGAATGGCAGTGGAATAGTCAGCAGATTCTTTGTGCTGGAAGCAGTTCTCTGAGGAACCATGGGTGGGTTCAGTTTCCTGTCTATACAAACTGTGTTTTCTGGACTTGGAGAAGATTTTTGACTTAGGGTGACATCTTGTGAAATGTACCATAAGAGTTTGGGATTCCGTGGTTATTGCTGCATGATGCACAGTCCCCATTTTTTTGGAACAAGCATTTTGTTAGCATATTTGGCATTTAATCTTATCTTTCTGAAGTGGAATTTCACAAAGAAATCATTTAGGCTCGAAGGATACCAATCTTCAGAACTGTGTGAGTTGCATCCCTTCAGTTTGTGGAAGCTGTTGTCCTCTTGGTCTATACTATGgattacttttaaaaacatattttgaagTCACTCTGCAaagggctatatatatatatatatatatatatatatatatatatatatatatatatatatattcaatagaTTACATTAAGTTTCTCCTGCTTTAGCTACTCTTACTAGACAAAGAGATTTCTAGACTTATATATatcatacagtgcattcagaaaatattacatttatgtaCACTTTACtgagttgtagatttaattttaaatgtataaatgtgcattttttgtaCATCAATCTATAGTTAATAacgcataatgacaaagtgattgaaaacatgttttcagagacgtttgcaaatttattaaaaattaaaaactgaaatctcccattcATAGAaacattcagacccttaattaagTACTTTGTATAAGGTCATTTGTCAACAATTACAGCTTTAAGTCTTTGTTGGTAATTCTCTAAAAGTTTTGTATgactggatttgggcagtttatctcattcttcctggcagactgtctaaagctccattagattggttAGGAAGCGTttgtaaactgtcatcttcatGTCTCTCCACAGATGCTCTAAGGAGTTTAAGTATGTATTTTGACTTGATCACACAAGGACAATCATAGACTTCTTCCGAAACTACTCCAGTGTTGACTTGGTTGTATGCTCTGAGTCATTATCATACTGAatggtgaaccatcaccccagtctgagtttacatgcactctggagcagatatTATTTAAGGATATCTCTTTATTTAGCTGCATTAATTCTTCTCTCAGTTCTGACTAGTTTacttgtccctgctgctgagaagcacccccatagtcTGATGCTACTACCATGATGCATCACTATAGTCACAGTATTAAGTAGGCAATAGGCAGTTATTGGTCTTCGCCAGACATAATGCTTTGCAGTTCTTCCCAAAGCAattagtttttgtctcatcagactagacaatcttttccctcatgctctcagagtccttaaaATGCTATTTGGTAagctgattgatggagtgctgctgagatggtcatacTTCCTACAGGTTCTTTCATCTTAGCAGAGGACTTTTGAAGCTCTTTTAGAATGACCACTGGGTTATTGGTCATCTCCATGGCAGAACGGCCAAATCTAATGGTTCAAGACCCCTCCCTTTTTACAGCTATTGAGACTCGGTACTCACAACGATtttatcatggaggtctacagagagttccttggaattCATGACTTGATTTACAGTATGTCCTCatgtgcagtgtgaattgtgcaaTCTTATATACCCATGTGTGTGCCTCTCTAAATGAAGTccagtcaattcaatttgccacaggtggactctaaccAAGTTCTACAGGCATATAAAGAGTAATTAGAATACACctaaccacaatttggagtgccacagcaaagggtctaaatacttgtatgaaggagagatttcagtttttgaatcatCAAGATGAGTTGGGAACTGTTGCTAGGAATTTGAAAATCTATGTGGTCAGTTTTGCTTGGCCTGTTGCCAGTCAAGGGAAACCAGGTGGGAATTGAGTGAATGAGTAAAGGTGTGATAAACATGTGACATGCTTCAGAATTCCTTTATCATGAACAGCTCAATATAAGacaaagaaaacaccaaaaaGCAAAGTACAGCTACATGATTAGCAACTATCaaactttattacttttttaGTTTCCTAGACAATTAGTTATTAATTTCAAGTAATGCAGTTTATTATATttagactctatctatctatctatctatctatctatctatctatctatctatctatctatctatctatctatctatctatctatctatctatctatctatctatctatctatctatctatctacataaaatccaacatctgtctgtctgtttgtatgtatatctgtctgcgggccctcctcactcacgcaacagcctccgttcgagtcaatttacctctcgccacatgttggagtgtaccttacctctgcttagttaCCTGTTTATTCAACAAACATTATCATCTGTAGATTGTTAAGGAaaaacgtttgatgtttttgagagggAGATCAGAGTTACATGCATTTTAGAGgttagctgctgattgccagagatatcacggccatgtgttTTTCTCCCCAAGTGGaggacactctcccatcagagctgaacacgagcagatacagtggcaatgtttgaccTTGGAGTGTACTTACCTTCTGATTGGCcagaattaaattttattaaattgatttttaaagttcgaactgtttcactactatgtgggcggagctgcGGGGttcagctagtattatataaataaatgcattaacaACAAAGAATGTtaatattgaaaaatgtatttatttatctgagGATGGGGATGGCATAGTGGTTAATgctcctgggtttgaattctagATGTGGTTGTTGATTTTGTGAAATTTGCACTTTATCACTGTACATGTCTGCATTGATTTTCCTACATGTAAACACACATTCACAtattcaaaagacatgcaggtttgattAATAGATGATTCCAATTTGGCCCTATAAATGTTTTTGTGCTTTGGAATGGATTTTTCCTTTTCCATTACCAATTCCTGCcttttgctcattgttattggGATAGCCTCCATGCCCTAACTCACCATCCCACCATCCTGAATAGATTTATGTGGGTCTTAGAATGTTATGTTCTAATACATGAATTGGTCTCCTTTAGAGGAATGCAGTGGCATGGTGGTCAAATATGTTATGTCACAAATCCAGAAATCCTAAACACTTGTCTCTTGTTCcctctgtggtatagcgggtccacagctcgcgtcaaaaggccatttttaaaataaataatcggtgcacttgcggcttagcgagggagcgtggtggtgtgtggccgtgCGGTTCTCGGGGAATGCATGATGCGGGCGAACCTCACTTAAGTGCGCAGGTGAGGAGTCGTTCACGTctgtaattgttcctgggagccGCTGATTGCCACAGGTGAACCATGTCCCCGTCATAAATAGAACCGCGAGACGGCTAGCAGggtggaagagaaagaaaagagagacagaagttgcaggaagcagtgtggagagagaactggagagagagagagagagcacacgcaTGCGTGCAGGCTTGCAGGCAGCTGGACTGTGAGCCCTAtcagggtgtttggccaacacctagggcagttggctgtggtcgctcccactgagcatttAGTAGAGAGCGGAAGTGACTGGAAGAAGGATGGCTGGtcacgtaaggccgagaaggcagcgggagttgggaggTGAATTCCCTGGCATGAGCGTCCTGGTCGTTAGGGAACCTAAGTCTAGGTCTGGAGAGTGCatgaccgaagccagggatcgggaggcatCCGGACCAGATGAgcggagagaaggtcagctgcacagaagggtgactctcctgttgcagggcccagatgggagaagcagaggagccaccaggtaaaagaagacactgggctttgtggatttatttttaagagactgcttccagcgttgttttaacctcgttgttttaacctcattgttttaaggatttatttattggtttttaccTCCACGTTTcaattttatgggattatttacttattgaaggattgtgtcacactgcacttatttaatttggacactttgtttttgaatgttttgttgtttgctgttttaataaaagcacattggcacttttttacaccatccccttgctctatttgttgtgcctcactgctgtgctcatcagtgacattaccaatggtatcgggttcaagggctcccaaacacaagatgggagcatggagtagaacccgcatcatcacatccTCCCATATCAGAAAAAACAAGCATGTTGTGTTAACTGATGATTCTAAATGAGTAAATGTGGATGTGTACATGGATGATGTCCCATTCAAGGCCAGTTTGTGTCCCATATCCATGGCTGCTGGGATAGATTGGATTTCTGCAACCTTCTGATGGAAAAAGTAggtttggaaaattgatggatggatattcagtaTACTTTTAAAGTAGCTTTAACCTAATACATTTTTAGTGGTCGTGTGGATCTGACTGACTAAAAGTTTATTGCAAAAAATCTTTGAATTTTACTATGCATGtttcaaaatacagtacagtacatatttaacAGTTGTGAACTATGGATGAGAAATTGATATGCTTCTTTAAAGTTTCATAATTATTGTAAAGTATTAGATTGGCAGTTTAGCTTAATACagataaaattccattataacgaatatctttacaacgaaattttcattacaataaagtatttttatggtcctgacagcttccccatatgacacgagtctatagaaatcttgttacaatgaagtacattcagcagatactttcattataataaagtgcacaaaagaccttgaaatgcctgaatgaatcattcacagagcagttagttctgtgaccacagctcagttgtgcacaacgatccccaaacagaaacactgtaaaaaaaaatgtctttcttcgGACTTTCCTcgtgctggttttttttttgctgtttttgtttttggtggttttcagtgataccttttacttattgctcatcaacatttgaaaaataaccattggaatttaactcattgtcaccctcctatagaaacggcagacacagaaaaacgataacagttcatattagaaaaaaaaacttaaattttttGCAGCGCtcgattgctgcaaaaagaaaaaagacatgccAGTGAATTCATAATTTCACCATCGACACTGCCaattttcttgaaagacagagcaaaaaaagtagaaaaatctcagattgcaaacgtatgtgaactgctacatttgaagacgttgaaaagGCTGtatttatgtggttcagtgatgctcattcaagaaacattactattaatgcggcactcattcaagaaaatgtgaggtttgtaaactctcttgggacctcccccaactagacagcaagccgaaaagcgtcccgaagtgcgatctccgtgtctgtacggggcaataggctcacagatatgctgctgcgtctctccgcaaagtaaacagaaaagatctcaatgggtgatgcaaggttaggagcacgtaaattgtaaatgcagatactgtaacaggattacttggtcactgacctggccacgatccTGTCTGACTGCTATGtttgtgtatagcagagtggcagatcacgctataataaataagtgtgcagttcctgtttcaagctgaataaagctggttttgctaaagtactgagactaagcctcgtgttttggggtacaagacagggacttatagcgcaactccgatcttttatgatttgcttctgtggcgcttcactgcagtgctgtgagcctcctattgccctgccccagcaacggacaaacaatcttccacagacgctgcaaacgtgcttcaggacgcacttcagcgtgtcgttcccatTAGGTTGGGAATGTGgggagttcagaaacctcacaatatgaaaaagaaatagTGAATCGGCTCttgactgataactgtgctgtccacaacatgcttccacattcagataatgttcgctttgaatacttcccacccaattgcacggcagcgcttcagccattggatttgggcatcattccaTCCcagaaagtgtattatcgcaagaaaatgctgagaaaaattctcatcagcataacttgtaggcaggaggagattaaaagtaacgcgaaagaagctactgaaatgattgcaaatgcctggatacaagttaaagaaagcactatagtaacaaatacagaatctcattacaacaaaatattcattacaacaaaatattttttaggtccctgggagttcattataacggaattttacctgtaattgcAATTTCCCAATCACATAAATCAGGAGTATATATTTAGTACTGTAGTCATACACAAAAACAATGattattatacttttatattatatttatgagATACTATGTTATGCATGTTCCATCAAAGGCAATTGCAATCCATTGTATTGTtacttagttttgttttcctcatcAATTTATCAGTGGTTCAACAGATTTGTTTGGGTTTGTAAGACAAGAACAGTGTAAATTTATTTGAGCTaatctatagtactagggtgttaatGCTGTAttaaccattatggatgcaatgagaaggggcctgagctcccttgaaagcttgcatattgtaatctttttagttagtcaataaaagatgtcattttgcttgacttcttaagAGCTAATCTATATAATCTGTGTAACTTGCAAAGCTCTGCATATTCTGATGAGCATTttagtatatgtataaatatagagTGACTAGAAGTGTACTTTATTTTACTTAGTATATGAGATGcttaaatacttttatttatttatttaatgtttgtatgTAAATGTTCAAAATGCAGTTGTTTCTATATCTCTATAACAGGATCACTAGCAGGTTAACTGCCATAATCAGAGTTACATAGTGTGTTAGTGGTGGAAACTAAGCCAACAAATGTACACGCTAAACTCAAACTGACGCTTTAGCCACGAGTTCATTCTGTCCATCA
The sequence above is drawn from the Erpetoichthys calabaricus chromosome 3, fErpCal1.3, whole genome shotgun sequence genome and encodes:
- the tpbgb gene encoding trophoblast glycoprotein b translates to MSIAGPLFCVAVGLKPGKRLHPPAALLAFLGILRLLSAQTITCPQSCECSSPGNRVIVKCLSQNLTDVPKDIPPSVKILFVTGNFIQELRSNSFPEPLDQLVNLNFSSNRITSIDPQVFAKMPNLKVLDLSHNQILTFSPEAFGANNSVRELNLSSAMANSSVMPDLYALLQNGSLANLVSLDLSDNQLSFLPGDTFSGLVNLKSLDLRNNSLVSLRKDTFRNLSLHQLDLRSNALKTLCNSTLHSLDTQPDIQVQLLDNSWICDCNIEDFVAWLRRTDIVVDGTSLSCAFPDPLRRIPLVNVDLSQVDCNYEDMKRVLQTSYVFLGIVLALIGVIFLLVLYLNRKGIKKWLYNIRDACRDHMEGYHYRYEINTDPRLTNLSLNSDV